The sequence TCCTCGTGCAAACCGCCCGCCGCACCCAACACGTACCGCACGTTCTGCAACGCGATGTCCCGATCCGACAACCACGGCGTCACCACCGCCTCGGTCATCATCCCCACCAACAGGATCCCCTGCCCGGTCATGGCACCCACCAGGTTGAAGAACCCGTCCAGAAGGTTGCCCCGGAACACGTCACCGGTCATGTGCTTCGTCGGCGGCATCCACTTCAACGGCGCGTCCGGAAACAACTCCCGCGCCAGCAACGCGTGCGCCAACTCCAACCGGAACGACTCCGGCACCTCCGGGTTGATCTCGAACGCGTGCCCCAACCCCAACTGCCAGTCCGCCAACCCCGCCTCGTGCGCGAAGTACTCGTTGAGCAGCTGCGACACCGTCACCGTGTGCGCCTCCTCCACCGCGTCGGCGGTGGTGAGGTAGTTGTCCTCACCGGTGTTGATGACAATCCCCGCCCGCGCGTGCACCTGCCGGGAGAACCGCTGGTCCACGAACGTCCGAACCGGATTGATGTCGCGGAACAGAATCCCGTACATCGAATCGTTGAGCATCATGTCCAGACGCTCCAGACCCGCCAGGATCGCCATCTCCGGCATGCACAACCCCGACGCGTAATTCGTCAGCCGCACATACCGGCCCAACTCCTTCGACGACGAGTCCAGCGCCGCCCGCATCAACCGGAAATTCTCCTGCGTGGCGTACGTGCCCGCGAACCCCTCCCGGGTCGCCCCCTCCGGCACGTAGTCCAGCAGCGACTGCCCCGTCGACCGGATCACCGCCACCACATCCGCCCCCGCCCGCGCCGCCGCCTGCGCCTGCGGGATGTCCTCGTAGATGTCCCCCGTCGCCACGATCAGATAGATCAACGGACGCCGACCGCCACCGCCCGGCCCGTCCACCCCACGCTCCACCGCCGCCCGACCCCCGTACCGCCGCACCAGACGCTCCCGCTCGGCCCGAAGCCGGTCGATCTGCCGGATCCCCACCCCGACCGCCCTACGGGCAGCCCGCCGCGCCACCGTCGCGGCCCTCCCCGACGGCACCGCGAACCGCACCGACCCGGCAGCGGCCTTCTGCGCCAGCAACGTCACATCGGTCATCTGCTCCCGAACGAGCGCGTCGAAGACCGGCCCCGCCACCCCGTGCCCCAACCCGACGTCCGCGACCACCGCGTCCACCAGACGATTCACCCACGGAATCCCGTCCGGATCGGCACCGGCCACCCCGGCCAACCGCAGCACCGCCCGCTCCACCGACACCGTGGTGTGACTACGCGCCAACTCGACCACCGGCCGCCCGGCCGCCCGCGCCAACTCCCGCGCCCGCGCCACCAGCACCGGATCCAGATCCAGCTTGCCGGTCACGCCGCCACCCCCCGCCACCCGACGCCGCACCGACGCACACCCGTGCCGCACACCCTCACGCAACCCCATCCCCATAGATCAACTCACCGCGCAACACCGTCGCCCGGCACACCGGCAACGGCGTCGGATCCGACACCCCCCGCGCCTGGACATCCTCGGCCTGCAACACCGGCAACCCCCGCTCCACCCCCGCCGGGGTGGACCACACCGCGAACGTCGCCGGCGCCCCCAACGCCAGCACCCCCTCACCGTCCAGGTGCACCGCCCGCCACCCGCCCCGGGTGTGCGCCGCGAACGCCGCCCGCACACTCATCCGCTGCACCGGACTGTGATGCGCCGCCGCCGCCCGCACCGACCCCCACGGATCCAACGGCGTCACCGGCGAATCCGAACCAAACGCCAACGCCACCCCGACCGCGTGCATCGCACCCATCGGATTCGACGCCAACGACCGGCCCAACCCCAACCGCGTCTCGTACATCCGGCCCGCGCCACCCCACAACCGGTCGAACGCCGGCTGCATCGACGCCACCACCCCGTACTCCACGAACCCGGCGATCAACCGCCGATCCATGATCTCCGCATGCTCCACCCGGTGCCGCGCCGCCCGCACCCGATCCGTCCCCAACCTCCCCGCCGCCGCCGCGAAACCCTCCAGCACCGTCGAGATCGCCGCGTCACCGATCGCGTGGAACCCGCCCTGCATCCCGTGCGCCGCACAGTCCAACAGATGATCACGAACCTGCTCCGCGCTCAGATACCCGTGACCACACCCGGCACCATCGGCGTACGCCTGCGACAGATGGGCCGTCCGCGACCCCAACGCACCATCGGCGAACAGGTCACCCCCGGCACCCACCGCACCCAGCGCCCGCGCCCGCGCCGCACCACCCAACTCACCCCAGTACCCGTACACCTCCGGCACCCCCGCCCCGGAGATCGACAACAACCCGGTGAAATCCTCCTCGTCGGAGATCTCCGGCCCACCACACTCGTGCACCGCCGCGATCCCCAACGACGCCGCCCGCGCCAACGCCACCCGCTGCGCAGCCACCCGCTGCGCCCGCGTCACCGACGCCCGCGCCACCGCCCGCACCACATGATGCGCATCGCGCCGCAACCACCCCGACCCGTCGTACCCGGCCGCATCCACCGCCTCCGGACACGCCGCCAGCAGCGCCGAGGAGACCAGGGCCGAGTGGATCGACGCCTGCGACAGGTACACCCGCCGGCCGCCGGCCGCCCGACCCAACTCCGCCGCCCCCGGCGGCTGCGCCACCGGCCACGTCGACTCGTCCCAACCGTGCCCCAGCACCACCGCATCCACCGGCAACCGCGCCGCGAACGCCGACACCGCGTCCAGCAGACCACCGGCCGACCGCACTCCGGACAGATCCAGCCCCGACAGCACCAACCCGGTGTCGCTGACATGCACATGCGCATCCACGAACGCCGGCGTCACCAGCGCACCGTCCAGCTCCACCACCCGGTCCGCCGCCGGCGCGTCCACGTCCGCGCCCAGCCAGACGATCCGCCCGTCCCGCACGAGCAGCGCCGTCGCGGACGGGTCCGCCGGGCAGTGCAGCACACCGGCGCGATACAACGTCGAGGGGTTGTTCGTCATGGCCTCAGTCTGCCGCCAGCCGAGCCTCGAACAGACCACGGACCCCCGGCTCGCCGCGCAGCAGACCCAGCGCCAACTCCGCGTGCCCCGGCACGTACCCGTTGCCGACCAGCATCGTCACGTCCGCCGCCAGGCCCTCCGCACCCAGCGCCGCCGCGGCGAAACTCGTCGCCATCGAGAAGAAGATCACCGTGCCGCCGTCCGCGGTGGCCAACACCGCACCGTGCTCGCAGCCCGGCACGTCCACGCAGACCACCGTCACGTCGGCCGGCACACCCAACGCCGCGGTCACCGCCGTCGACAACGCCACCGGGTCACGGGCGTCGGCCAGCGCCACCGCGTCGGCCAGCCCCGCCGCCGCCAGGGCGGCACGCTCCGCGGCCACCGGCACCACCCCGACCGTACGACCCGCACCCGCCCGCCGAGCCGCCGCCAACGACAGCGAACCACTCTTGCCCGCACCACCGATCACCGCCACCGTGACCCGCCGGGCGTCCCCTCGGCCGCCCGCTCGGCCACGTACCGCGACACCACCCGGGCGGTCAGCGCCGGCGCACCGCACACGTCCAGCACCGCCAGGGACAGCTGCGGGTCCAGATCCGCCGGCAGCACCGCCACGATCGACCGGGCGAACAGGATCGCGTGCCCGTCGCAGGGGGCCTGCTCGCCGCGCCCGTCCCAACCGGCCAACCCGTCGGTCACCACCAGCGGGGTCAGCGTCAGCGACACCAGGGTGGCCACCCGCTCGCCCGCCTGGAGCCCCAGCGGCGAGCGCCGCCCGACCTCCTCGACCGTACCGATCAGCATCCCGCCCGAACCGGTCACCGGGTTCTGCATCTTGCCCCGGGTGGTGATGATGTCGAGGACCTCGGCGCGCACCGCGTCGCCGTCCCCACCGTGCCGCTCGAACAACTGCCGGAAGCTCGCCGCGTCCAGGTTGATCCGTTCGACCCGGATCCGCACCTCGTTCGGCCCGATCGTCGGGCGGGCATCCAGCCGCCAGGCGGCCTGCGGCAGCACCCCCGCCGGTTCCACGACGCGGTGCAGACCCACCGGTGATGTCACGCCGACCTCCCTGTCCAGCCGTCTGAAGCCCCGACCCGGGCTCGCACAACGGGAAAACTTCCGGCAGAATAATTTCTTTGCCGGATATTTTCCAGTAGCCTCGGCCCGCTGATCACCGACACAAGCCAGAGGAGGGGCCGTGACCCAGACCCGACCGCCGGTGCAGACCATCCCGGCGCCCCAGCCGGCCCCCACCACCACGCTCACCGGCCAGCCCTACGAATACCGCCGCAACCCACTCGTCGAACCCGACTGGACCCGCTTCCCCGGCTGGCGCCAGGTGACCCGCGACCAGTGGGAAAGCGCACAGTGGCAGCGCGTCAACTGCGTCAGGAACATCAAACAGCTGCGCACCGTCCTCGGCGACACCGTCGACGAGACCCTCTACACCGACCTCGACGCCGACCAACGCGCCCTGGCCACCATGTCCATGCTGGTGACGCCACAAATGATCAACACCATGGTGCCGTTCGCCCCGCTGACCACCGAGGCGTTCCTCGCCGACCCGATCCGGCGATACATGATCCCGGTCGCCTCCGACCGCCGCACCGACTGGCCCTCACACCCGTACGCCACCCGCGACTCACTGCACGAACACGACATGTGGGTCGCCGAAGGGCTCACCCACCGCTACCCCACCAAGGTCCTCGCCGAACTGCTCTCCACCTGCCCGCAGTACTGCGGGCACTGCACCCGCATGGACCTGGTCGGCAACTCCACCCCCGCGGTCGACAAACTGAAACTCGCCCTCAAGCCGGTCGACCGGTACGACGCCCACATCAGCTACCTGAAGGGCCACCCCGGGGTCCGCGACGTCGTCGTCTCCGGCGGCGACGTGGCCAACGTGCCCTGGCGCAACCTCGAGTCGTACCTGATGCGCCTGCTGGAGATCGAGACCATCCGCGACATCCGGCTCGCCACCAAGGCCCTCATGGGCCTGCCCCAACACTGGCTGCAACCCGACGTCGTCGAGGGCCTCGAACGCGTCGGCCGCACCGCCGCCCGCCGTGGCGTCAACCTGGCCATCCACACCCACGTCAACCACGCCCAGTCGCTCACCCCACTCGTCGCCCGGGCCGCCCAGACCGCGCTCGACGTCGGCGTACGCGACGTACGCAACCAGGGCGTCCTGATGCGCGGGGTCAACGCCACCAGCACCGACCTGCTCGACCTCTGCTTCGCGTTGCAGGGCGAGGCCGGCATCCTGCCCTACTACTTCTACATGTGCGACATGATCCCCAACGCCGAGCACTGGCGCGTCCCGGTCTGGCACGCCCAGCAACTCCAGCACGACATCATGGGCTACCTGCCGGGCTACGCCACCCCACGGATCGTCTGCGACGTCCCCTTTGTCGGCAAGCGCTGGGTGCACATGGTCACCGAGTACGACCGCGAGCGCGGGATCTCCTACTGGACGAAGAACTACCGCACCTCCATCGAGTCCGCCGACCTGGCGGCACTCGGCAAGCGCTACGCCTACTACGACCCGATCGACACGCTGCCGGACGCCGGCCGGCGTTGGTGGCAGACCCACCGCGACGGCTGAACCCGAGCCCGCCGGCCGCTGCGCCGCCGGACGGCGCTCAGGTCACCCGGACGGGCCGCCGGATCACCCCGGCGGCCCGTTGCCGTCCTGCGCGGTCACCTGCTGAAGGTGTCCTTCGCGTTGCGGCCGGCATCCTTGACGTTCTCGCCGCCGGCCTGCCGCCCGCGGGCCTCGGTCTGCTCGGTGGCGCCCTCGGCACGCATGCGCTCGTTGTCGGTCATGTCGCCGACGCGCTCCTTCGCGGCGCCGCTCAACTGCTCGACCTTGTTCTTCGCCTTGTCGGTGAAGCTCATGTCGCCTCCCTGCCTACCTCGGCGGTGAAGCGGAGCGGGTAACTCCGCTTCCTGGTGGTCTCCCCCGATGTCGTTGGCTGAAACGGCTGCTGGCCGTGTCGGGTGGGACACATTCGCTATGGCATCCTAGGACACTAGGGTTGCTGTCCCTGCCGTTTCGTGCCCGGCGATCCGGCCCG is a genomic window of Micromonospora tarapacensis containing:
- a CDS encoding KamA family radical SAM protein, with amino-acid sequence MTQTRPPVQTIPAPQPAPTTTLTGQPYEYRRNPLVEPDWTRFPGWRQVTRDQWESAQWQRVNCVRNIKQLRTVLGDTVDETLYTDLDADQRALATMSMLVTPQMINTMVPFAPLTTEAFLADPIRRYMIPVASDRRTDWPSHPYATRDSLHEHDMWVAEGLTHRYPTKVLAELLSTCPQYCGHCTRMDLVGNSTPAVDKLKLALKPVDRYDAHISYLKGHPGVRDVVVSGGDVANVPWRNLESYLMRLLEIETIRDIRLATKALMGLPQHWLQPDVVEGLERVGRTAARRGVNLAIHTHVNHAQSLTPLVARAAQTALDVGVRDVRNQGVLMRGVNATSTDLLDLCFALQGEAGILPYYFYMCDMIPNAEHWRVPVWHAQQLQHDIMGYLPGYATPRIVCDVPFVGKRWVHMVTEYDRERGISYWTKNYRTSIESADLAALGKRYAYYDPIDTLPDAGRRWWQTHRDG
- a CDS encoding amidohydrolase, which produces MTNNPSTLYRAGVLHCPADPSATALLVRDGRIVWLGADVDAPAADRVVELDGALVTPAFVDAHVHVSDTGLVLSGLDLSGVRSAGGLLDAVSAFAARLPVDAVVLGHGWDESTWPVAQPPGAAELGRAAGGRRVYLSQASIHSALVSSALLAACPEAVDAAGYDGSGWLRRDAHHVVRAVARASVTRAQRVAAQRVALARAASLGIAAVHECGGPEISDEEDFTGLLSISGAGVPEVYGYWGELGGAARARALGAVGAGGDLFADGALGSRTAHLSQAYADGAGCGHGYLSAEQVRDHLLDCAAHGMQGGFHAIGDAAISTVLEGFAAAAGRLGTDRVRAARHRVEHAEIMDRRLIAGFVEYGVVASMQPAFDRLWGGAGRMYETRLGLGRSLASNPMGAMHAVGVALAFGSDSPVTPLDPWGSVRAAAAHHSPVQRMSVRAAFAAHTRGGWRAVHLDGEGVLALGAPATFAVWSTPAGVERGLPVLQAEDVQARGVSDPTPLPVCRATVLRGELIYGDGVA
- the kamD gene encoding lysine 5,6-aminomutase subunit alpha; amino-acid sequence: MTGKLDLDPVLVARARELARAAGRPVVELARSHTTVSVERAVLRLAGVAGADPDGIPWVNRLVDAVVADVGLGHGVAGPVFDALVREQMTDVTLLAQKAAAGSVRFAVPSGRAATVARRAARRAVGVGIRQIDRLRAERERLVRRYGGRAAVERGVDGPGGGGRRPLIYLIVATGDIYEDIPQAQAAARAGADVVAVIRSTGQSLLDYVPEGATREGFAGTYATQENFRLMRAALDSSSKELGRYVRLTNYASGLCMPEMAILAGLERLDMMLNDSMYGILFRDINPVRTFVDQRFSRQVHARAGIVINTGEDNYLTTADAVEEAHTVTVSQLLNEYFAHEAGLADWQLGLGHAFEINPEVPESFRLELAHALLARELFPDAPLKWMPPTKHMTGDVFRGNLLDGFFNLVGAMTGQGILLVGMMTEAVVTPWLSDRDIALQNVRYVLGAAGGLHEDFLPAPGGFIQRRAHRVLGEAVRLLERIGEQSLLTAIAEGTFGIMKRPADRGKGLAGVARHEVDYYNPATEILERPV
- a CDS encoding CsbD family protein; the encoded protein is MSFTDKAKNKVEQLSGAAKERVGDMTDNERMRAEGATEQTEARGRQAGGENVKDAGRNAKDTFSR